The uncultured Methanolobus sp. sequence AAGTTACATTAACATTTGGAGGAAGAGGCTCCATTACTGCAGACTCAGAAGGTAATTTCCAATATTCCTACACAACAGAAAATATGCCTGAAGGCGATTTCACTCTGAACGTTGGTGGACAAACTCAACAGGTATCTCTGGGAACAACTGATGATTCCAGCGATGACGACGACAGTTCCAGCAGTTCATCCTCATCTTCCAAGAAGAAAAGTAGCAGTCATACAGGAACTGAGCTCAATATAGTTCCTGCAGAATCTCTCGGTGATGATACTGAGAAATCCTCTGGTGTGGGTGATGAAATTGATACGAAGGCATCCACTCAGGATTCAGGCTCAGAAAGCCCTGAAGGTGACACTGATACTGGTGAGGTGGATGGATATATACTGGAAAACAAATCCTCATCGGGTATACAAACTAAAATTCCGGAGCTCGGTGTGATGGGGGCTGTAGTTGGCGTACTCTGTCTGGGAGCTCTTTTTATAGGGTTCCGTAAGAATCGCTACAAGTAAACGTCACGATCTATTTTTTGTTTTTAATTAGCCGGATATTTTGCCGGCAAATACATTTTCCAATATTCATTTAAAATATGCAAAAAAGGGCTTTGTAGAATCCTATTGATATAAGTAACACAGACATTGATCTTTTTCCATGTCTACAAAAACAATAGGCAAACTAAAAACAAAATTACCATCCGCCGAAGGCGGCACGTTCCTATGCTTCTGTACAGAATATAAATACAAAGACTGCAGCTATGCTAATAATTGTCCAGAAAGACCATGAGGAAAGTATTCTCTGGTATTATATAGATTATTTTATTCCATCTTATTGCAAAACGCCGTCTTCGACGTACCCTTTGGGATCATTCAAGTTATTTATAATCCACGATAAATCGATTCGCAAACTATTGAACTGACAAAACAGCCTCTTACTTTTAAGTTTTAATGGCAGGAATTCTACAAAGCCCAAAAAAGAAAAAGGTATCAGAGAATCTCTGATACCTTGAAGATCACTATTGCTACAAACGATACCAACAACGGCAGGATTGTCATATTTAATGAGCAATCAAGAGATTTGTTCCACTTCTCAGAAGCAGACAATACTTCTTTTGCCGAAAGCAACAAGATCAGTGCAACGACGGCCAGCACACCGTATTCCGGCAGTCCTGTTGGTGTCGTCATTGACACGGCTCCAGCTGCTGAAGATATCGTACTGGTTGTTGTGGTTATTATTGTGCTTGTCAGCATTTGATCTCCACTCGTTTATTAAATAGACTTGATATTATTAATACCTTGTGAAGTTTATTGCATATATTTTGTATTTTTAGAGTGATATGCCTGCAATATATTTTAAGGAGTTTAGTGGCTATTTATCCTTGATTTTTCCAGTCACTTCTCCGATCCCACCAAAAAAGTGGGAATTTAATTTTCTTTCCCGGAAATATATTCACAATATCCATAGCTTATTGGTCCGGATTTTGTAGTCTCGCAGGGGAATTGTGGGCATTCAAAACACAATTTCATATTGTTGTTATATGCACAGTCCGCAATCTTACAAAAGGGATTGGTTTTTGGGACACAGCCTGTTTCCCCGTTAGGACACTCTCCTTTTACCATCTTCGGGCACTTTTCACATGCAATTCCGCATACTCCTATTCTCATCACGGTCACCTTTTCATTTCATTAGATCGATGGATTATTTGCCTGTTTCGTTTCCGTCACCTGGGACATACACAATAGTACCGTCCGGCAACCTGTAAGCCGATCCCAGATATTCTCCTGTTCCTGTGCCCATATTTTCGCTCATATCAAGCACCTGTACAGGTTCACCGGCTTCCTTGATAATCATTTCCATATTCTCCTCACCGGGATTTTTCACAATGGTTATGTTCTCTGAGGGACTAAGCAACTCCGGTAACTGGTAAGACATGACAAGTGCCACCAGAAGTGCGACAGAGAATACCATTGCAATGTCAAAGAGATTTGCAACACCTGTTAGGGGATTCTGTTCCTCTTCCTCGTATATCTGCTTCCTGCGATCATTTTTGCTGCGTCTCATTCTTTCGCCTCCAGCGTATCAAGAATGTAATCAATATCAGCCATATCCTGCCAGTACCACCTCTTCCTGATCTGTGTAAGCACATACCCGATACAACCTGCGAATAGTCCTATCACGGTTGTTGCAAATGCTATCATCAGGTTGCTGGCCAGTTCCTCAATATTTCCCTGTGAGAGACCTATAAGAGCTGGTCCAAGCGGAATCAGGGTTCCCATGAGTCCCACCATGGGCGAGATAGTTGCAACAATCCTTGTCTGTTCAAGTCTTTTTGCCATCTTTATTTCTTGTCTCTGGACTATCCACTCAAAAGACAAAATATTTCCTTTTTCAATATGGTCAGCAGCACTTAATGCAAAGCTTCTGACAAGGAAATTTTGCTTAAGAAGCCTGAGTGAACTTGCAGCCTTTTCATAATCCTTGTTAAGTATGTGTTTACGGGCGCTGCTGCAGCAGAGTTCCAGATTATCAGGGTCTTGTTTTCGTTTCAGCAGCTCAGATACGAATTCCCCGATGAGTATCAAGGAATAAACTGCCAGCAGTATCAGCGTTATTATCACCGGATACAAAAGCGTCGATGAAAATATGTAGAGTATGTCAAAGATATAGGAAGTAATATCCATTTTGATTCCTTCTTCAGATCCTTTTAAAAGCGTAGGGAGATGTAAACATATAAATACTCAATTACTTAAGTTTCTCTGTCAGTGTAAAAAATAACTAAACAATGGTAAAAAACACTCAAAAAGCAATTTTCAAAAAAGAATGCCAGTGTCTGCACAGTTGCAGACACCGGTTAAAATCTAATTCTTATTATTTGTTCTCTTTTCTGCGTATCAGCATAGCAACAGCAAGGAATGCCATTACAGATACAAGAATTCCCGGTCCTGGTGTGGACTTTTCAACCTCAAAGCTTGCTGTTGAATCGCCAACCTGTACCTCATATGTGCCTGCCTCTTCTTCAGAGATTGAAAAAGTGACAGTCGTTTCCTCACCCGCATCGAGGCTTACACTTTGTGTTCTCACCACTGTTCCGTTGACAAGAAGTTCTGCATCAGTATCTCCTGCTTCGGTTCCTGTGTTTTCTACTCTAACCGTTACAGTTACATCTTCACCACTGCCCGCAACAGATGGCGTCACCTGAAGGTTGGAGTAAGAGAACTCGGCCTGCAGTTCAAGAACTTCAAGATTGATTTCTGCTGAAAGGTAATCATCTGCTGAAGTACTGATCTCGTGGATGCCTGAATCTGTGACTGTGTATTCCACTTCGCCATTAGAATCTGTAGTTCCAATTAGCTTTTCGTCATAATACACGTCCACGTCTTCAACATACTCACCGCCTATTGCCGTCATGACATAGATTGTGATGTCGTCCCCGTCAACAACGGTTTCAGGTAATACTTCAATGGCAAGCTTTTTAGTAGCGTCATCTGATGAGATTACATCAACTTCCTCGCTTGCAGACACATATCCGCTCTTTTCCGCAGTTATTTCAGAAGTACCCGCACTCTTAGGAGTGTAACTAACTACCCCATCGTTTCCTGTTTCACCAATTTCTTCATCATCGAATGTAACAACTGCACCGCTCACGGTGGCACCTCTGGACGTCACCATAATATCAATTTCTTTATCCTCTTCGAGTGTGGATGCGACGTCAATGGAAAGAGACTGTGTAGGTATAGTTGAAACTTCAACAAACGGATAATAACGTACATCGCCGTCATCAGCAACATTGAATGAAATGTCTCCCATTATTTCAATTATATTCCCTTTTGTCAGTGAAATTGAATCTTCATTCTCAAGAACAATTTCATCGGATAAGAAACTTATAACTTCCATCTCTCCGAACTTTTCACCGGATGATATTTCTACAAGGTCTTCTGATATCTGGAAAATTCCATCTATGAATACTGCATTTGATTCTCTTCCCTGGAATATGTTATCAAAATGAAGAATGATTACAGGTACATCATCTGCATCCCCAAGGTCTTTCTCATACACGTAATCATCATCTGATGATACAATTCCGGTATCTACTTCATCTCCGTCCTGTATCAGATTGATCATTACACTGTCACCGTCAGTATCAACTTCAACAATCTCAATTTCATATCCGTCTTCCAGTTCCAGTGATGAACCGGCAAATAATGAGGTTTCACTGTCATCATCAATAAGGACTTCTGAGAGATATCCATCGGAAAGGAGGCTCACATCGTCTGTAAACTCGTTGTCCGGATAACCTGCAAAATACTTCTCAGCCATGAAACCAATAACCTGGAACTCTCCCCAGTCATCATATTCAAAGCTTACATCAAGCGGTGTACTTCTGTAAACAAGGTCTCTGTCATCAATTGTCCTTCCACCCAGATCTTTAATTTCAAGTGACTCGGTTCCTACGCCTTCATCAATGTTGTAGTAGAATCCTTCAAAGTTAAGTGGAGTCCAGGTAAGTTCTTCATCCTCTGCGACTGTACCTCTTAGTTCATAGGTACCCTCATCTGACATGTCAAGTTCCGGACCAAATCTCAGTGTGCTGTCATCTGCAACAATAAAATTCAATTTGCCCATGATGCTTATGGTATCTCCTTTTCCGAGCGTGATCCCATCAGAGTTTTCCATTGTAATCTCATCGGAGTTCAGGCTCTTTATTTCCATCTTGCCGTAAGAGTCTCCTGATTCAAGTTCAATGTAATCTTCTGATATCTGGAAAATTCCTTCTATGAATACTGCGTTTGATTCTGTTCCCTGGAATATGTTATTGAAGTGTACCACGATTATTGGAACGTCATCGTCTGTTCCAATGTCTTTCTCATATACATACTCGTCATTGGAGGACACAATACCTGTGTCAACGTCGTCCCCATTCTGTGTTAAAGTCACCATGACGCTGTCGCCATTCAGGTCTACTTCATCTACTTCAAGCTCATATCCTTCTTCAAGTTCAAGGGAAGAACCTGCGAAAAGTGATACTTCATCGTCATCATCACGTAATACTTCTGAAAGGATGCCGTCCGATATCAGACTTACACTGTCATCTGCAAATTCCGTATCATCGGTATAACCGGCAAAGTATCTCTCTGCCATAAAACCAATAACCTGATATGAACCCCAGTCGCCATATTCAAAGTCAGTGTCAATAGGTTTTGTGGCATATTCCAGATCGCCTTCACCAATGCCACGGTCACTGTCACTATCAAGTGTTATTGTGAGTGTCTCCGAACCTTCTCCTGAATCCAGGTCATAGTAAAAACCTGAATATGTAAGTGCGGTCCATGTGTAGTTAAGGGAGAGATTCTCATCTGCATCCCATATTCTGTTTCCTGTGCTGTTATTTGCTGCCATAGCAGTGCTTGTT is a genomic window containing:
- a CDS encoding DUF3795 domain-containing protein, giving the protein MRIGVCGIACEKCPKMVKGECPNGETGCVPKTNPFCKIADCAYNNNMKLCFECPQFPCETTKSGPISYGYCEYISGKEN
- a CDS encoding DUF2149 domain-containing protein; the encoded protein is MRRSKNDRRKQIYEEEEQNPLTGVANLFDIAMVFSVALLVALVMSYQLPELLSPSENITIVKNPGEENMEMIIKEAGEPVQVLDMSENMGTGTGEYLGSAYRLPDGTIVYVPGDGNETGK
- a CDS encoding MotA/TolQ/ExbB proton channel family protein produces the protein MDITSYIFDILYIFSSTLLYPVIITLILLAVYSLILIGEFVSELLKRKQDPDNLELCCSSARKHILNKDYEKAASSLRLLKQNFLVRSFALSAADHIEKGNILSFEWIVQRQEIKMAKRLEQTRIVATISPMVGLMGTLIPLGPALIGLSQGNIEELASNLMIAFATTVIGLFAGCIGYVLTQIRKRWYWQDMADIDYILDTLEAKE
- a CDS encoding S-layer protein domain-containing protein — protein: MMNMTDKNNIRLAFKPLLLLIAVLMLTSTAMAANNSTGNRIWDADENLSLNYTWTALTYSGFYYDLDSGEGSETLTITLDSDSDRGIGEGDLEYATKPIDTDFEYGDWGSYQVIGFMAERYFAGYTDDTEFADDSVSLISDGILSEVLRDDDDEVSLFAGSSLELEEGYELEVDEVDLNGDSVMVTLTQNGDDVDTGIVSSNDEYVYEKDIGTDDDVPIIVVHFNNIFQGTESNAVFIEGIFQISEDYIELESGDSYGKMEIKSLNSDEITMENSDGITLGKGDTISIMGKLNFIVADDSTLRFGPELDMSDEGTYELRGTVAEDEELTWTPLNFEGFYYNIDEGVGTESLEIKDLGGRTIDDRDLVYRSTPLDVSFEYDDWGEFQVIGFMAEKYFAGYPDNEFTDDVSLLSDGYLSEVLIDDDSETSLFAGSSLELEDGYEIEIVEVDTDGDSVMINLIQDGDEVDTGIVSSDDDYVYEKDLGDADDVPVIILHFDNIFQGRESNAVFIDGIFQISEDLVEISSGEKFGEMEVISFLSDEIVLENEDSISLTKGNIIEIMGDISFNVADDGDVRYYPFVEVSTIPTQSLSIDVASTLEEDKEIDIMVTSRGATVSGAVVTFDDEEIGETGNDGVVSYTPKSAGTSEITAEKSGYVSASEEVDVISSDDATKKLAIEVLPETVVDGDDITIYVMTAIGGEYVEDVDVYYDEKLIGTTDSNGEVEYTVTDSGIHEISTSADDYLSAEINLEVLELQAEFSYSNLQVTPSVAGSGEDVTVTVRVENTGTEAGDTDAELLVNGTVVRTQSVSLDAGEETTVTFSISEEEAGTYEVQVGDSTASFEVEKSTPGPGILVSVMAFLAVAMLIRRKENK